AATATCATGATTTTTAAAAATTTTACTAGGCTACAATGGGGAGAATATGCCTTAAATTTCATGTTATTTATAATGTTAATTACTAATAATAATTTGCGTAATTATCCCCTACTTTTATTAATTATCATTTTAGTATTAATGGTTAATTTAATTAATCGTATATCTTTAGAAAATCGCACGAAGAAGCGCATCGCTGCCGCCTTAAAAATTCAGTTAAATAAGTTTACCGAAAAAGTCGAATATTTCCAAACGGAAATTGAAAAATTAAAAAGACAATCTGCCCTTATTCCTCCTCCTTTTTCTCCGCCATCCATATCTCTTTCCGATGATGAAATTATTGCTTCTTTACAGCGAGATATGAATAACGTTAATGAATCTTTAGGGAGTATCATCAATTATTTTAAAAACCATGATTTAGAAGGCAGAATTAACACTATTGAGCAAAAGTTATTATTTTTAAGTGTTAATTATTCTGATATTCCTGATACGGTTAATCAAATTAATTTACCAGGAAAAGCGACAATAAATCCAGAAATTAGTGAATATAATCCTCAGCCACCGCCGAAAATTGCTTGGAAATGTATTAGTATTATTGATGCCCATGAAGAATCCATAACAGGTTTAGCTGTTAGTAATGATAAACAATATTTATTTAGTATTTCTTGGGATCAACAATTAAAAATTTGGTCTATAGAAAAAGGTATTGAAATTGATCAAATTTCAGGGTCTCAGCAGGGATTATTAACAGTAGCTATTAATCAAAATAATTATTTACATCGAGGAGTAGCTACAGGAAGTCTTGATCAAGATATAAAAATATGGTCATTAAAAAGTAAGTCAAAATCCCAATATGAGCTAATTTTAGAACAAACTTTAACTGAGCATAATGGCTCAATTCATGGATTAGCCATAGCGCCCGAAAATAACTTATTAATTAGTGGTAGTTATGATCAAACTATCAAAATTTGGAATTTAAGTAATGGTGAACTAATTAGTAGTTATTATGATGATAATGGTGCCATTAATGCTTTAGCTATTAATGATCGAGTGGGCATTATTGCCAGTGGTGGCGGTGATGGCACTATTTCCATTTGGGGGATGAAGGGCGCTGGTAAACTATGTACTTTAGTGGGTAATCTGGCTTCGGTGGAATCTTTGGCTATTAGTAACTCAGGGGAATATGTAGCGGTGGGGGGCGCTGATGGTATGATCAAAATGTGGTATCTTCCCCCTAGTATTTTCGAGGTTTTTCAGGAAGTTTCCCCAACTATGGAGTTAAAAAGCCATCATGGACAAGTAATGGAGTTAATTTTTCATCCCGACGATCAATTACTTTATAGCGGTGGAGTTGATGGATTAATTAAAATTTGGTATGTTTTGACAGGTAAAGAATTAGGTCATCTCAATATCAGTGATAATAATCGTATTTTTTCTTTATCTTTAAGCGAAGATGGAGAGATTTTAGTGGCTGGTGGTGTGAATGGTGTGGTTAAAATTTGGCAAAAAAGTCAAAATTAAGTAGGCAAAATTAATTGTATGTTTACCTTACAAAAGGCAACAGGCAAAACGCAACGGGCAAGAGATTATTAAACAAATTTTATTAATTTCAAAATAGACAATCTATTTTGCATCAGCACTTAAACAAAAAAATAGAAGTTTTTCTCACAAAATAGGAATTGACAAAAATAAGCCAACAAAATTCTGATAAAATAATGAGCGTCAAGCCGTCTGATATAGACGAGGTTTTCGACTGTAAAATTTCATGAATAACCCCGAATCCTTAG
The nucleotide sequence above comes from Cyanobacterium sp. T60_A2020_053. Encoded proteins:
- a CDS encoding WD40 repeat domain-containing protein, whose amino-acid sequence is MSDDTTMQKQDSRHELRELVNSQLRLLLEQNNKENIMIFKNFTRLQWGEYALNFMLFIMLITNNNLRNYPLLLLIIILVLMVNLINRISLENRTKKRIAAALKIQLNKFTEKVEYFQTEIEKLKRQSALIPPPFSPPSISLSDDEIIASLQRDMNNVNESLGSIINYFKNHDLEGRINTIEQKLLFLSVNYSDIPDTVNQINLPGKATINPEISEYNPQPPPKIAWKCISIIDAHEESITGLAVSNDKQYLFSISWDQQLKIWSIEKGIEIDQISGSQQGLLTVAINQNNYLHRGVATGSLDQDIKIWSLKSKSKSQYELILEQTLTEHNGSIHGLAIAPENNLLISGSYDQTIKIWNLSNGELISSYYDDNGAINALAINDRVGIIASGGGDGTISIWGMKGAGKLCTLVGNLASVESLAISNSGEYVAVGGADGMIKMWYLPPSIFEVFQEVSPTMELKSHHGQVMELIFHPDDQLLYSGGVDGLIKIWYVLTGKELGHLNISDNNRIFSLSLSEDGEILVAGGVNGVVKIWQKSQN